A genome region from Solanum pennellii chromosome 12, SPENNV200 includes the following:
- the LOC107007581 gene encoding endoglucanase 6-like — MMKGFLMLCYMSSLFLLFPNLVFGSHNYGEALSKSFLFYEAQRSGYLPHDQRVQWRGNSGLNDGKASGVDLVGGYYDAGDNVKFGLPMAFTVTMMSWSIIEYGKQMSESGELSNAIDAVKWGTDYLLKAHPEPHVLYGEVGDGTTDHYCWQRPEDMTTSRAAYRIDPSRPGSDLAGETAAAMAAASIVFRNSNPAYAEELLTHAYQLFEFADKYRGKYDSSITVAQKYYRSVSGYADELLWAAAWLYKASNKPYYLNYLGENGDALGGTGWSMTEFGWDVKYAGVQTLAAKFLMQGNAGNHAAVFEKYQEKAENFMCACLGKGNQNIHKSPGGLIFRQRWNNMQFVTSASFLATVYSDYLASAGKSLKCASGPVSSPELLDFAKSQVDYLLGDNPRATSYMVGYGNNYPRQVHHRGSSIVSVKIDPTFVSCRGGYATWFNRKANDPNLLTGAIVGGPDAYDNFADQRDNYEQTEPATYNNAPLIGVLARLHGGQSEYSQLLPVAIPQPKPDPEQKATPAPATDITIEQKETTSWVRVGKTYYRYSAIVTNKSSKTLKNLKLSVSQLYGSLWGLSKYGDSYVFPAWINSLPAGKSLEFVYIHTANSPAVVSVSSYTLD, encoded by the exons ATGATGAAAGGTTTTTTGATGCTATGTTACATGAGTagtctatttttgttgtttcctAATTTGGTATTTGGTAGCCATAATTATGGTGAAGCACTAAGTaagagttttttattttatgaggCTCAGAGATCTGGTTATCTTCCTCATGATCAAAGAGTCCAATGGAGGGGTAATTCTGGTCTTAATGATGGAAAAGCTAGTGGT GTGGATCTTGTTGGAGGGTATTATGATGCAGGGGATAATGTGAAATTTGGTCTACCAATGGCATTCACAGTTACTATGATGTCATGGAGCATAATTGAGTATGGGAAGCAAATGAGTGAAAGTGGAGAGCTTAGTAATGCTATTGATGCTGTTAAGTGGGGTACTGATTATCTACTTAAAGCTCACCCTGAACCACATGTCCTATATGGAGAG GTTGGAGATGGTACCACAGATCATTACTGTTGGCAAAGACCAGAGGATATGACCACTTCAAGAGCTGCTTACAGGATCGATCCAAGTCGACCTGGATCTGATCTCGCGGGGGAGACAGCAGCCGCGATGGCTGCTGCCTCCATAGTCTTTCGGAACAGCAACCCTGCCTATGCCGAGGAGCTTCTAACTCATGCATATCAG TTATTCGAGTTTGCGGACAAATATAGAGGCAAGTATGATAGCAGTATTACTGTGGCCCAGAAGTACTATCGATCTGTTAGTGGATACGCG GACGAATTACTGTGGGCCGCTGCTTGGCTGTACAAGGCATCAAACAAGCCATATTACTTGAATTACCTTGGGGAGAATGGCGATGCACTTGGTGGAACCGGTTGGTCCATGACCGAATTTGGTTGGGACGTCAAGTATGCTGGTGTCCAGACTCTTGCTGCTAAG TTCCTGATGCAAGGAAATGCTGGCAACCATGCTGCTGTGTTTGAGAAGTACCAAGAAAAGGCTGAGAATTTTATGTGTGCGTGTCTCGGAAAAGGTAACCAAAACATCCACAAGAGTCCAGGAGGTCTCATTTTCAGGCAAAGATGGAACAACATGCAATTTGTCACAAGTGCTTCATTCCTTGCAACTGTTTACTCTGACTATTTGGCATCTGCTGGAAAATCCCTCAAGTGTGCATCCGGTCCTGTATCATCACCCGAGCTCCTGGACTTTGCCAAGTCACAG GTTGACTATCTACTTGGAGATAATCCAAGAGCGACAAGTTACATGGTGGGATATGGTAACAATTACCCGAGACAAGTTCACCACAGAGGTTCCTCGATCGTGTCTGTAAAGATTGATCCTACTTTTGTTAGCTGCCGTGGAGGTTATGCTACCTGGTTTAACAGAAAGGCGAATGATCCCAATCTTCTAACCGGAGCCATTGTTGGGGGACCTGATGCCTATGACAACTTTGCTGATCAAAGAGACAACTATGAGCAAACCGAACCAGCTACTTATAACAATGCTCCCCTAATTGGTGTGTTAGCTAGACTTCATGGTGGTCAAAGTGAATATAGTCAGCTCCTTCCAG TTGCTATTCCTCAGCCAAAACCAGATCCAGAGCAAAAAGCAACTCCAGCCCCAG CTACTGATATTACTATTGAGCAAAAGGAAACAACTTCATGGGTACGCGTGGGGAAAACTTACTACAGATACTCAGCAATAGTAACTAACAAGTCTTCTAAGACATTGAAGAACTTGAAGCTTTCAGTATCCCAGCTTTATGGTTCTCTCTGGGGTCTTTCAAAGTACGGTGACTCCTACGTGTTTCCAGCCTGGATCAACTCGTTACCAGCTGGAAAAAGCCTCGAGTTTGTTTACATTCACACTGCTAATTCTCCTGCAGTGGTCTCAGTATCAAGCTACACTCTTGACTAA
- the LOC107006787 gene encoding beta-glucuronosyltransferase GlcAT14B-like, with protein MVYFRYFSNNSQLIYIKHNETTFGINRAKMESVNNKLFIFTLLISSFIIISHKYPLFQIVKSPSMIFVESKLHTSPLRSNTTIPRLAYLISGSIGDGERIKRTLKALYHPLNQYVLHLDLETSDEERNELVKFVKREALFVNVKVIERSNLVTYRGPTMVSNTLHAAAILVKDGGEWDWFINLSASDYPLVTQDDLLHSLRNIPRYLNFIEHTSDLDWKEEYRAKPIIIDPGLYSLNKSNIFFVEPQRSVPTAFKLFTGSAWMMLSRPFVEYLLSGWDNLPRTLLMYYTNFLSSPEGYFQTVVCNVQEFINTTVNHDLHYIAWDNPPKQHPHYLTMDDYREMVDSNAPFARKFGKNELVLDKIDSELLGRKPDGFVPGGWFGYTNITNITLLRPGPGAKRLKSLISEFLYDKDFDKKHCL; from the exons ATGGTGTACTTCAG atattttagtaataattctcaattaatttatataaagcACAATGAAACTACATTTGGAATTAACAGAGCAAAAATGGAATCAGTTAACAACAAATTGTTCATTTTTACTCTGTTAATCTCTTCTTTCATCATAATTTCTCATAAATATCCGTTATTTCAGATAGTTAAATCTCCTTCAATGATATTCGTAGAATCAAAACTTCATACATCACCACTTCGATCCAATACAACAATACCTCGATTGGCGTATTTGATATCTGGTTCGATTGGCGATGGGGAACGTATAAAGAGGACGTTGAAGGCGTTGTATCATCCGTTGAATCAGTACGTGTTGCATTTGGATCTCGAGACCTCTGATGAAGAGAGAAATGAACTTGTGAAATTTGTGAAGAGAGAGGCTCTGTTTGTGAATGTGAAGGTAATTGAGAGATCTAATTTGGTTACTTACAGAGGTCCAACAATGGTGAGCAATACACTTCATGCTGCTGCCATTTTAGTGAAGGATGGTGGGGAATGGGATTGGTTTATCAATTTGAGTGCTTCTGATTATCCATTAGTAACACAAGATG ATTTGCTTCATAGCTTAAGGAATATTCCAAGATATCTTAACTTTATTGAGCACACAAGTGATCTCGATTGGAAAGA GGAATATAGAGCCAAGCCTATAATAATTGATCCAGGGTTATACAGCTTGAACAAATCAAATATCTTCTTTGTTGAACCACAAAGAAGTGTGCCAACAGCATTTAAATTATTCACAG GATCAGCGTGGATGATGCTCTCACGGCCCTTTGTGGAGTACTTATTGTCTGGGTGGGACAACCTCCCGCGGACACTCTTAATGTACTATACTAATTTTCTCTCTTCACCTGAAGGATATTTTCAAACTGTTGTGTGCAATGTTCAAGAATTTATAAATACTACAGTGAACCATGACCTTCATTATATAGCCTGGGACAATCCTCCGAAGCAACACCCACACTATCTTACGATGGATGATTATCGAGAAATGGTCGATAGCAATGCACCGTTTGCTAGAAAATTTGGGAAGAACGAATTGGTGCTTGACAAGATTGATTCTGAGCTTTTGGGGCGTAAACCTGATGGTTTTGTTCCTGGTGGTTGGTTTGGGTATACGAATATAACAAACATAACTTTATTGCGACCTGGACCAGGTGCTAAAAgactaaaaagtttgatatctGAATTTTTGTATGATAAAGATTTTGATAAAAAACATTGTCTCTAG